From the Winogradskyella forsetii genome, the window TGTGGGATTGAATACTAAAAGTAAACTTTATCCTGAATAGAATTCTTATAGGACATTATGGAACAATTAGTGTAATAGCGCTTTTGGGCGATATTTGACATACTATTCATATTTAATTATCCTGAGGATGATTAAATATGAATACAATAAAGACCTATAAATAATAAAGCTACAGCAATCAATACTTTATCATAAAATAACGTCAATGATTATGTACAAGCTAATTGTGGATTGAAATACTAAAAGTAAACTTCATCCTGAATAGAATTCTTATAGGACATATATTCTAATATAAATTTGGTATATCAAAACAGTATGTACAATAGTATTTTGAGAATTTAATTTGAGAATTTAAATGCTATTAGAATAATCGGTAAAATCGTCCTTTATTGATAAGTATACCCTTTCAGGAATATTCAATTCTTCCGCAATATTTTCCCACTCATAGATAACTTTACAAACTTCGAGTATTATTTTTTTAGGACTTTTTACGGAATACTTTTCAGCAATGGTTAGCAAATCTGATACTTTAATTTGAGTATTCTTACTATTTAAACTTAGCATATGTGGCGCATTTGGCCATTTCCTCAGTGCGTTTAGAGAATAGTTAATATCATATGAAGGTGAAATTCTCCAGCGATCATTTTCTTTTTCATAAAGAAAAGAATGATTTTTAAGATGATCATCCACATTATTGAATACATAATTAAATACCATTCTTCTAAATAATGCATCGATGTCTCCTGATGGTAGATTTAAGTTATTTGCAATTGCAAATACATTTTCATAAGTAGAAACTGAAGGATCTCGAAAATTATAACCACTGATACCTGTAGCGGTCAAAACATGTATTTTTTCTCCATTTATGCGATCGTACCTTGTGGTCGCGAAATGTTTGTTATCTATCATTTTACAATGCATCATATCCAAACCAGCTAATAAAGCGAGCTTATAATACCCAAACTCAACCAATTCTCTTGAATACCCATCATCAGTATCCATATTCAGTTTGACTAAATAATGATTATAATCATTGCTATATTCCACATCTCCAGGAATCAATTCTTTACTCTTTTTATGCTCAGACACAATAATTTTTGGGCGAGCGCCACCTGGAGATGATCCAAGTTTAAAGATGTTTAGCAGTGCTAAATCAGATAGCTCTAATTCTTTATGGTTTTTCTTCACATCTATTACTTTTCTTAATATACCAGTAATGGCGTCCAAATTTATTTTTCCTGCTTTTGGCAATGACTTTCCGGGAAAATATTCTAATGAACCCATTCCCCTATTTGATAGATATGCCAATTGGAAGATTGGAGACAACTTATGCTTATCAATATCTTTTGATTTTATCCATTGGTTAAAGACTTGATTTCCAAAATCGTCTGGAAGTGAATCAGCTATCACTGGAGGTAATCCTCTAAATTCGTGTGCTTTATAGTTTTTAAATATTTGAGTCTGGGAAACACGTTTAATAATGAACGGAAAAATATTGGTATACTGTTTACGCTGCAGAAAGACTTCACTATGCTGAAAATAGCTTTCTGCTTTAATAGAATCATAGGCTAAAATGCCTATCTCTTCCCCAAAAATTCTGACTTTTATCTTATCTAATCTATTATTCATATAAGTTTATGTCACTTAAACCATCATCTTCATTGGCTTTTTCTAGCATTAGATTAAAACTTACGTCTAGGTCATGTAATAAATCAAAGTATTTTAAAATTTTCAAAATATTTAGGGTATTAGAGCCTTTGCCTTTCTCTATATTAATTATCGTCAAACGCGAAACATTAATTCTTTTACCTAACTCTGCTTGAGTTAAATCTTCTTTGTCTCTATACGATTCTACTAATCGTCCTATTTTATTTATGACTGTTGTAATTGTTATCTGATTATCCATATGTATAAATATATATACAAATATACTTAAATATACCAAAATAGTATAAATAAATATACATTTAATCAATAATTAAATAAAAAGTATAAGTATATATACATTTATTTTGTAAAATATAAATTTAGTATAATAAAACATACACGGATTCTATATATGCATTTTTGGTTGGCTTTGTTGCTAAGGAATTACATTTGGTATTTAGCTGCTGATTCTACCTTCCCACTGAGTTGTTGCATTGGATTGTAATCTGGTTTTGAGATGATTATGGCTTGTAATTTAGTGAAAAAAGTTGTAACCCAAGGTATTGCTCGTTACATTTATAACGCTTATTCTGGTCCATGATTTTTAATGTTGTTTAAACGATGAGCAATATTTGTGACTTCTGAATCCGTATATATAGGCTCAAAATAGTTGATGAAATCGTTTAACTCATTTAAAGCTTTAACAGTTACAAATTTGAACTCTTCCTTTGGTTTATGATTAATCATCACAATAAGATTTCTTATTTTTAATTTTCTATCTCCCCAATGATGTTTGTTCAGAAATCTGCTCTTTGCGGAATTGTTGCTATTTAGAATCACAAAAAGTGCAAAACTTGCCCTCTTTATTTGACTCACTGGTGATCTCATATCATACCTTTCAATGGATGCTTTACTCCAGTTCTTTGTTTCTATAATAAAAATACCCGCTCTGCTTACTAAAAGATGATCGATTTGAATACTGTAAATACGGTCATTCTCACGTTTATTGTAAATGGGTTCATTGAATTTGACCGAAAAGTCATTGAATAGGACATACGTATCCGGTAATTTTTTAAGCTCTTTTTCTACTAAACTTTCACCGATTGCTCCTGCGATTAAGTCGTTTAATGAATAAGCGACTTCCTTCATATGTTCAAGTTCGTTAAGTTTTTTGGTATAGCGATTTGAAATGGTTGCTTGTCTATTTGGCATTTTTGCCTTTATCTCATTTATTTTTGTTTTAAGAATACTTCCTTTTTTATGAGTCTGCCAACTAACGAGTCTATTGAAATTTTTCTCTAATAGAAACTTTATTAATTTAAAGAACTGCAATTGATACCAGATCGCAGTTTCTATATATGCATTTTTGGTTGGCTTTGTTGCTAAGGAATTACATCTGGTATTTAGTTTGCTGATTCTAGCTTCCCACTTAGTTGTTGCATTGGATTGTATGGTGTCATATTCTTTTTGCAATGTATGCTGCTCAGCTAATAAGTCATCTATTTCGAGATCAACGTCATTTTGGATTTTAAAGAGCGCTTCCTCTATTTCGTTGTTATAATTATTAATGAATGTTTTGATCTCACCAATAGAATTAAATCTAGTGATGCCTTTTTCATCTAAGGTTTCTCTAATCCTTACTAAAGATTCTATTTGGCCAAGGACAATTGTCATGAATAAAACTTATAATTATATCTCTAAACCTTTATTACATTAGCTTCTCCGAACCATTCTTTAGCTTTAGCAATAACATTATTAGAGGGAGAATTGAAATAGATAGCTAGTTTTTCTTTAGATCTTGTACAACAAACATAGAATAGTTTTTGAGTTCTTTCTAGAACAGATTCAGTACCTGCAACTAAGAAGAGGTTTTTAAAATTATAATTATTCCATCCTCCATTATCTAGAATTACTAATACATTATCAAATTCAGCACCTTTAGTTTTATGTTGAGTTGAAAAAGGTGTAAAACCTTCTAAGTAATTATATAATTTTTGGAATTCTTTATATTTTACATTCTTAACTCTATTAAATATATATTCTTTATTAGTTTTAAAACCCTCCAATTTATCATCAATTAGACAAATACCATTTTCATTTGCTTCTATAATTACATGTTCAATAGTTTTTTCACCAACATCAATCAATGATTCTATACTCGCTTTTAAAACTCTTTTGTCTTCTATATTTCGTATGTTAAACCTATAATCTGTTGCCCTTAAAAATTCATTGTAACGTTTGTTAGAATAAAGAAAAATGTTAGTCTCTATTTTAAATAAATGCCTAATTAGAGCATCTCTTTTTGAACCTTTTTTGTTTTCATCATCTTCACTTTGTTTTTTATCATCAAGTAATTGGTCTTTATCCACATATATCTTTGAAAGAACATTCCAATTTTGATTCCTAGCGAAATCATATAATTCTGGGTTATCATCGATAAATTGTTGCATAGTATTCGTTGGGTTTACACCTACTAAAAAGTCTAAGACTTCCCCAAAAGTCATTTCAGAGAAATCTTCATCAATTCCGTTATCTTTTATGTATTTGCGAACTCGATTTTTATATTTCAACACACCATCACTATTATAAATATTCATGAGGTTTCTAATTCCAGCTTTATCAGCAATTAAATTGTGAGTTAAATTAAGCTCTTTTGTGTTTTTTGAATCACTAAAATCCCAACCGAGATATTCTTTTATTTCTTGAATGTTGTTAATGTCAGAGTACAAAAATTGAATATTTCCAGTCTTTAAGACACCTCCTTCATCCATATTAGGAGCATTTTCATCATCTGATTCAGTTTGTACCAAACCATCTGTTCTAAGTCTATTGGCCAAATCGATAACTAATTTTGGATTTCTCCTATTTTGTTGCTTCTTTACTTCTCGAACTTCGTCATTTTCTTCGCCTTTATAAGCATCTAAATTGCCAACAGTATTATCATAAATACATTGCATAGCATCTCCAAAAAAGCCAATAATATTTTTTTTATCACTTAGTTTAAAATGCTCTAAAAAAATCTCTATTACTAATTTGCTAGTATCTTGATATTCATCTACAAAAATGAACTTAAATCTATCTTTAAGTATATCACTTAGTTTAGGATATGTTAGAAATAAGTGATTTGCTAATATTAACAATTCATCGTGAGAGATTATACCATCTTGTAGACGCAAATACTCTTTATATTGAATTCCTTTTTCTAATTCATCGAAAAAATCGTTTGGTACTAGGTCAACAGTTGAAATTTTAATTCTAGTAATTAATTCGTCATTTGCCAACGAAACAAGGCTTTGTTTTAACTCTTTCTGAAAGTGTTTAATATTATCCCACAAGAAGTCATGTATTGTAGTTACGTTTAAATTTTTATGATTTACTCTTTCTTCAATTTCTTTAACTGCTGCATTAGTATATGTCATACAAGCAACCTTTGAAGTAGGGTAATCCTCGATACATTTTTTAATAACTTGTACTAGAGTATATGTTTTTCCACTACCTGCTCCACCACTTAACAAGAAATTATTACCACTGTTAATATGGTATATTATTTGTTCAAATTCGTCTAGTTCTTCCATATCACTTCCTACTATTTCAGCCATAATAATCCTTCTTTGATATATAAAGGAATTTCCCAATTGGTATATTCTTCATTTGTATGGAATAATATATCTAGTGCGAAGTGTGTTTTTTTTCTAACACATTT encodes:
- a CDS encoding nuclease-related domain-containing protein, which produces MTIVLGQIESLVRIRETLDEKGITRFNSIGEIKTFINNYNNEIEEALFKIQNDVDLEIDDLLAEQHTLQKEYDTIQSNATTKWEARISKLNTRCNSLATKPTKNAYIETAIWYQLQFFKLIKFLLEKNFNRLVSWQTHKKGSILKTKINEIKAKMPNRQATISNRYTKKLNELEHMKEVAYSLNDLIAGAIGESLVEKELKKLPDTYVLFNDFSVKFNEPIYNKRENDRIYSIQIDHLLVSRAGIFIIETKNWSKASIERYDMRSPVSQIKRASFALFVILNSNNSAKSRFLNKHHWGDRKLKIRNLIVMINHKPKEEFKFVTVKALNELNDFINYFEPIYTDSEVTNIAHRLNNIKNHGPE
- a CDS encoding helix-turn-helix transcriptional regulator, whose amino-acid sequence is MDNQITITTVINKIGRLVESYRDKEDLTQAELGKRINVSRLTIINIEKGKGSNTLNILKILKYFDLLHDLDVSFNLMLEKANEDDGLSDINLYE
- a CDS encoding ATP-dependent helicase; amino-acid sequence: MAEIVGSDMEELDEFEQIIYHINSGNNFLLSGGAGSGKTYTLVQVIKKCIEDYPTSKVACMTYTNAAVKEIEERVNHKNLNVTTIHDFLWDNIKHFQKELKQSLVSLANDELITRIKISTVDLVPNDFFDELEKGIQYKEYLRLQDGIISHDELLILANHLFLTYPKLSDILKDRFKFIFVDEYQDTSKLVIEIFLEHFKLSDKKNIIGFFGDAMQCIYDNTVGNLDAYKGEENDEVREVKKQQNRRNPKLVIDLANRLRTDGLVQTESDDENAPNMDEGGVLKTGNIQFLYSDINNIQEIKEYLGWDFSDSKNTKELNLTHNLIADKAGIRNLMNIYNSDGVLKYKNRVRKYIKDNGIDEDFSEMTFGEVLDFLVGVNPTNTMQQFIDDNPELYDFARNQNWNVLSKIYVDKDQLLDDKKQSEDDENKKGSKRDALIRHLFKIETNIFLYSNKRYNEFLRATDYRFNIRNIEDKRVLKASIESLIDVGEKTIEHVIIEANENGICLIDDKLEGFKTNKEYIFNRVKNVKYKEFQKLYNYLEGFTPFSTQHKTKGAEFDNVLVILDNGGWNNYNFKNLFLVAGTESVLERTQKLFYVCCTRSKEKLAIYFNSPSNNVIAKAKEWFGEANVIKV
- a CDS encoding type II toxin-antitoxin system HipA family toxin, yielding MNNRLDKIKVRIFGEEIGILAYDSIKAESYFQHSEVFLQRKQYTNIFPFIIKRVSQTQIFKNYKAHEFRGLPPVIADSLPDDFGNQVFNQWIKSKDIDKHKLSPIFQLAYLSNRGMGSLEYFPGKSLPKAGKINLDAITGILRKVIDVKKNHKELELSDLALLNIFKLGSSPGGARPKIIVSEHKKSKELIPGDVEYSNDYNHYLVKLNMDTDDGYSRELVEFGYYKLALLAGLDMMHCKMIDNKHFATTRYDRINGEKIHVLTATGISGYNFRDPSVSTYENVFAIANNLNLPSGDIDALFRRMVFNYVFNNVDDHLKNHSFLYEKENDRWRISPSYDINYSLNALRKWPNAPHMLSLNSKNTQIKVSDLLTIAEKYSVKSPKKIILEVCKVIYEWENIAEELNIPERVYLSIKDDFTDYSNSI